In Arthrobacter sp. B3I9, the following are encoded in one genomic region:
- a CDS encoding cold-shock protein, with protein sequence MATGTVKWFNAEKGFGFISPDDSSQDVFAHYSAINSSGFRSLEENQKVSFETEQGPKGPQATNIQAL encoded by the coding sequence ATGGCTACTGGTACCGTCAAATGGTTTAACGCTGAAAAGGGCTTCGGCTTCATTTCCCCCGATGACTCCTCGCAGGACGTTTTCGCGCACTACTCCGCGATCAACTCCTCCGGCTTCCGCTCCCTCGAAGAGAACCAGAAGGTCTCCTTCGAAACCGAGCAGGGCCCCAAGGGTCCCCAGGCTACCAACATCCAGGCTCTCTAA